The proteins below come from a single Treponema phagedenis genomic window:
- the flgG gene encoding flagellar basal-body rod protein FlgG yields the protein MIRSLWTAASGMNSQQANIDTVANNLANVNTSGFKKQRAEFEDLLYQTVKSAGTPATEDTITPVGIQMGHGSKLAATQRIFEQGALQHTRLTSDVAVAGEGFFRVLQYDGTYAYTRDGSFKIDADRQLVTSNGLRVLPEIIFPENYVERSIAISQDGRVTVRVGEEDEPIEVGQIELYRFQNNAGLAAEGSNLFKQTPASGQAIPGRPGFNGFGKTEHKFLEMSNVSTVSEMVNMIVAQRAYEFNSKAIQTSDNMLGTAVGLKR from the coding sequence ATGATTAGAAGTTTATGGACAGCGGCAAGCGGTATGAATAGCCAGCAGGCAAATATTGATACGGTGGCAAATAACCTTGCAAACGTAAATACTTCCGGTTTTAAAAAACAGCGGGCGGAATTTGAAGACCTTTTGTATCAAACGGTAAAAAGTGCGGGAACACCCGCTACCGAGGATACCATTACGCCGGTTGGCATTCAAATGGGGCACGGCTCAAAGCTTGCGGCAACACAGCGTATTTTTGAGCAGGGCGCATTGCAGCATACCAGACTTACCAGTGATGTTGCTGTTGCGGGCGAGGGTTTTTTCCGCGTTCTGCAATATGACGGAACCTATGCGTATACGCGCGACGGCTCTTTTAAAATTGATGCAGACCGTCAGCTGGTTACCTCAAACGGTTTACGCGTTTTGCCGGAAATTATTTTCCCCGAAAACTATGTTGAGCGCAGCATTGCAATATCACAGGACGGGCGCGTTACCGTACGTGTTGGGGAAGAAGATGAGCCCATTGAAGTAGGTCAAATTGAGCTTTATAGATTCCAGAATAACGCCGGACTTGCGGCGGAAGGAAGCAACCTCTTCAAACAAACACCTGCTTCAGGACAGGCAATCCCCGGACGGCCGGGCTTTAACGGCTTTGGTAAAACCGAGCATAAGTTTTTGGAAATGTCAAACGTTTCTACCGTCAGCGAAATGGTCAACATGATTGTAGCCCAGCGCGCCTATGAATTTAATTCAAAGGCAATTCAAACCAGCGATAATATGCTCGGCACCGCAGTTGGCTTAAAACGATAA
- the tyrS gene encoding tyrosine--tRNA ligase, with product MNEALKVLQERGFFQQCTNLEGLSERMDKGPISFYVGIDPTGPSLHIGHMLPVFAARHLCAFGHKACILAGGGTARIGDPSGKTEMRKMLSYETLDKNVESIIAQLGRFLDFDGKTIFHANNKDWLANLNYIDFLREIGSQFSVNRMLSFESYKRRMETGLSFIEFNYQLLQSYDFLMLNEKHNIEMQIGGDDQWGNIVAGVDLIRRLRSKEVFGLTFALVTRADGQKMGKSEKGALFLDPELVSPYEFFQYWRNTMDADVRKFMLLFTFLPIEEIDSYIAENINKAKEKLAYEVTRLIHGKEAADSALEGARAAFGAGGDKSSMPTIEMPYTVFEKGIDIVALFVEAQLASSKSEARRLIEQGGAFVGEATIKDIKAMINTENLNSEKELILRAGKKRFVRIIVR from the coding sequence ATGAACGAAGCATTGAAAGTATTACAAGAGCGAGGATTTTTCCAACAGTGTACGAACCTTGAAGGCCTTTCCGAAAGAATGGATAAGGGGCCGATAAGCTTTTATGTAGGCATTGACCCCACAGGGCCAAGTTTACATATCGGGCACATGTTGCCGGTTTTTGCTGCGCGGCATCTATGCGCTTTCGGGCATAAAGCCTGTATTTTAGCGGGCGGAGGTACGGCACGAATCGGTGATCCTTCAGGAAAAACAGAAATGCGAAAAATGCTCAGCTATGAAACTTTAGACAAAAATGTTGAGTCCATTATTGCACAGTTGGGAAGGTTTTTAGACTTCGACGGCAAAACTATTTTTCATGCAAATAATAAGGACTGGCTTGCAAACCTTAACTATATCGATTTTTTGCGCGAAATCGGCTCACAGTTTTCAGTAAACAGGATGCTTTCTTTTGAATCATATAAAAGAAGAATGGAAACCGGTCTTTCTTTTATTGAATTTAATTATCAACTCTTACAAAGCTATGACTTTTTAATGCTCAATGAAAAACACAATATAGAAATGCAAATCGGCGGTGATGATCAATGGGGAAATATTGTTGCAGGCGTGGATCTTATCCGACGGTTACGCAGTAAAGAGGTTTTTGGGTTAACGTTCGCACTTGTAACCCGTGCCGACGGGCAAAAAATGGGCAAGTCTGAAAAGGGTGCGCTTTTCCTTGATCCCGAACTGGTTAGCCCGTATGAGTTTTTCCAATATTGGCGCAACACAATGGATGCTGATGTTCGAAAATTCATGCTTCTTTTTACTTTCCTACCAATAGAAGAGATTGACTCTTATATTGCTGAAAATATAAATAAAGCAAAAGAAAAACTTGCCTATGAGGTTACCCGCCTCATTCACGGAAAAGAAGCGGCGGACAGCGCCTTGGAAGGAGCCAGAGCAGCCTTTGGAGCAGGCGGCGATAAAAGTTCCATGCCAACAATAGAGATGCCGTATACGGTTTTTGAAAAAGGTATTGACATCGTTGCGCTTTTTGTCGAAGCGCAATTAGCGTCTTCAAAAAGTGAGGCTCGCCGTCTTATCGAACAAGGCGGTGCCTTTGTCGGTGAGGCAACGATAAAAGATATAAAAGCAATGATTAATACGGAAAATCTTAATTCTGAAAAAGAACTCATTCTGCGGGCAGGGAAAAAACGATTTGTTCGAATAATCGTGCGCTGA
- a CDS encoding NAD(P)-binding protein, protein MKKFIARQDLDAKTRYIPPIIPPTTGRLFTEKIAIIGGCPAGLSCAFYLAEKGYRPTVFEKNENRAI, encoded by the coding sequence GTGAAAAAATTTATTGCCCGTCAAGATTTAGATGCAAAAACGCGCTATATCCCGCCGATAATACCGCCGACAACCGGGCGTTTATTTACAGAAAAGATAGCCATTATCGGAGGCTGCCCCGCGGGCTTGAGCTGTGCCTTTTATCTTGCTGAAAAAGGATATCGACCAACGGTGTTTGAAAAAAATGAAAACCGGGCGATATGA
- a CDS encoding FKBP-type peptidyl-prolyl cis-trans isomerase: MKITKDCVVNIEYTLKDEAGEILDSSAVMGPLEYVQGYGMLIPGLEKVMEGKEPGDSFDITVPPAEAYGEIAEGLKLEVDRSQFPPDVEIEVGMQFDAGSGHESRLVTVTDIDGDKIFIDANHPLAGETLHFDIEVLSVREASEEDLASILYGGGCDCGDHDHDCSTGCGSCCGCH, translated from the coding sequence ATGAAAATTACGAAAGATTGTGTTGTAAACATTGAGTATACACTCAAAGACGAGGCGGGAGAAATTCTTGATTCTTCCGCTGTGATGGGTCCTTTGGAATATGTACAAGGGTACGGAATGTTGATTCCCGGACTTGAAAAAGTAATGGAAGGAAAAGAGCCTGGAGATAGTTTTGATATTACCGTTCCGCCTGCCGAAGCATACGGCGAGATAGCCGAAGGCTTAAAACTGGAAGTAGATCGCAGTCAATTTCCTCCCGATGTTGAGATTGAAGTAGGAATGCAGTTTGATGCGGGATCCGGACACGAAAGCAGATTGGTTACCGTTACCGACATTGACGGTGATAAAATCTTTATTGATGCAAACCACCCGCTTGCAGGCGAAACTCTACATTTTGATATTGAAGTGCTTTCCGTCAGAGAAGCAAGCGAAGAAGATTTAGCTTCTATTTTATACGGCGGCGGTTGTGATTGCGGCGATCATGATCATGATTGTAGCACAGGCTGCGGAAGCTGCTGCGGATGCCACTAA
- a CDS encoding 4Fe-4S binding protein, which produces MIPVEKAIELENQSIDIEHISHWLKKYEGKYAAAPCSCRMSRQILGESCGDDPENWCIGVGDMADYAVQTNKDGRYVTYEEVMEILKRAEDNGFVHQITNIDGKNKIFAICNCNANTCYGLRTSQLFNTPNLSRSAYVARVEEKDCVACGRCVEFCPAGAVRLGQKLCTKDGHIVYSKQELPDNVKWELEKWNEGYRENSRINCYDTGTAPCRRPVLPILPCRAT; this is translated from the coding sequence GTGATACCGGTGGAAAAAGCCATCGAACTGGAAAACCAATCTATCGACATTGAGCACATCTCTCATTGGCTCAAAAAATACGAAGGAAAATATGCCGCCGCGCCCTGTTCGTGCCGAATGTCTCGGCAGATTCTCGGTGAAAGCTGCGGCGATGACCCTGAAAACTGGTGCATAGGGGTAGGCGATATGGCCGATTATGCGGTACAGACAAACAAGGATGGGCGCTATGTTACCTATGAAGAAGTTATGGAAATCTTAAAACGAGCTGAAGACAACGGTTTTGTCCATCAAATTACCAATATAGACGGCAAAAATAAGATCTTTGCTATCTGTAATTGCAACGCCAACACCTGTTACGGACTGCGTACCTCACAGTTATTTAACACGCCCAACCTATCCCGCTCAGCCTATGTGGCCCGTGTAGAGGAAAAAGACTGTGTGGCATGCGGCCGCTGTGTAGAATTTTGCCCTGCGGGAGCGGTACGGCTCGGGCAAAAATTATGCACAAAAGACGGCCACATTGTATACTCCAAGCAGGAGCTTCCGGATAATGTCAAATGGGAGCTGGAAAAGTGGAATGAAGGTTACCGCGAGAATAGCCGCATTAACTGCTACGACACCGGAACTGCGCCGTGCAGACGGCCTGTCCTGCCCATATTGCCGTGCAGGGCTACTTGA
- a CDS encoding dihydrofolate reductase — MTVSFILARSENKAIGYAGGLPWLCPEDMAYFKKRTMGSLCLVGRKTFQTLPQGGLPGRRLIVITSRPFVQSDTVQSAAGIEEALQLCQGRQNVFCIGGLSLYKQLLPFAEVIYLTEVHGTYDGDVFFGDDLLSGFERVSLQQGETCDFIEYRRKLH; from the coding sequence ATGACAGTTTCTTTTATTTTAGCGAGAAGTGAGAACAAGGCAATCGGCTACGCGGGCGGATTGCCGTGGCTTTGCCCCGAAGACATGGCGTATTTCAAAAAACGCACAATGGGCAGCCTCTGCCTTGTGGGAAGAAAAACATTTCAAACCCTGCCGCAAGGCGGGCTGCCGGGACGCCGTCTTATTGTAATAACCTCTCGTCCCTTCGTTCAAAGCGATACCGTACAATCAGCTGCCGGCATAGAAGAGGCACTGCAGCTTTGCCAAGGCAGGCAAAACGTATTTTGCATTGGCGGCTTAAGCCTCTACAAACAGCTTCTTCCCTTTGCGGAGGTTATTTACCTTACCGAGGTTCACGGAACATACGATGGCGATGTTTTTTTCGGTGATGATCTTTTAAGCGGCTTTGAACGCGTTTCCTTACAGCAGGGCGAAACCTGCGACTTTATCGAGTATCGCCGAAAATTACATTGA
- a CDS encoding efflux RND transporter permease subunit, giving the protein MKEKQPKKSSTKKRNRFFSFERFYAHPLVMLLVILGITIFFALQLLYVQLDNNNFRFIPKTDPARMADQKISEIFGPELPIMIGIKREYSTILDKQFLDKVRELIKEFDTIKLVKTDGVISVLSTKHIESGIGGESIHTDDLIPENFTGSPEEISAVREKLRDWELYARSLISDDLKSMQIMIFLDTEHSSSGGPEAMAACQQIMAMLDNWDCPDAETYITGMTIFSEIINEATAHDLKFLIPLVIIVVVVVLFLSFRRFTGIYLPLLTVIISTIWAIGAMSLCRVPLSILSTVLPVILIAIGSAYGIHVINHYFDQVVQDTTISKEEHAKQVINSIRHIIRPVFLAALTTFAGFVSFCFTSVPPIFEFGIFSSFGVIAAFSIAVTLIPAILILRGPRKPIMSQLFKKRRKTEEQLEQRSRRMDQVITSTLLVINNHRRTILFGMLLLVVFSGLGMSRLVIDNVMMEYFEPTVPVVQSDVFIREKFGGSKLLNVLISTPDKDETILRPDVLQAMDGLTTYLEKNVPDVGKVTSIVPLIKRINQVYNADASPEGLPERKVIAESSSADDGFGDFGSDNDDSFGDFSIDESETAEHTNSSSYKIPEYNFPTLLTNLNKIIRNSDKDTMTADELVTELEKQNNYRGLAYYEIPSDPKKYGVSTEKELEAIINDYLVLLAGNSKGFVDEPIKPRILKMNLQLRTLGQKDSDQVLDTVKKYIQNEFPQDLQIEYGGYALIEKSLNHLVVESQLISLAVSFVIVFLIIAIYYRSVVAGLIGSVPLFISIMVNFGVMGYFGIKLNIGTAMVASFAIGIGIDYTIHYLAAYHSAYLQNKGENFLPQTFYGSGKAILFNAASVGAGFAVLMLSKFNMLAELGLLIAIVMVTSSFASLTILPTILNIVKPKFITKVLKADRVEALIDATSEEEPSSEYSMEENK; this is encoded by the coding sequence ATGAAAGAAAAACAACCGAAAAAATCAAGCACAAAAAAAAGAAATCGTTTTTTTAGTTTTGAACGGTTTTATGCACATCCGCTTGTGATGCTTTTAGTTATTTTAGGTATCACCATATTTTTTGCCTTACAGCTTTTATATGTGCAGCTGGACAATAATAATTTCCGATTTATTCCGAAAACGGATCCGGCTCGTATGGCGGATCAAAAAATTTCCGAAATATTCGGTCCCGAACTGCCTATCATGATCGGAATAAAGCGGGAATATTCTACAATCCTTGATAAACAGTTTCTTGATAAGGTAAGAGAGCTGATAAAGGAATTTGACACTATCAAGTTGGTAAAAACCGATGGGGTAATCTCTGTTTTGTCTACAAAACATATTGAAAGCGGCATCGGTGGAGAATCAATTCACACCGATGATTTGATTCCTGAAAACTTTACCGGCAGTCCTGAGGAAATAAGTGCCGTGCGCGAAAAATTGCGTGACTGGGAACTGTATGCACGCAGCCTTATTTCGGACGATCTGAAATCTATGCAAATTATGATTTTCTTGGATACGGAGCATTCAAGCAGCGGCGGGCCGGAGGCGATGGCTGCCTGTCAGCAAATTATGGCAATGCTGGACAACTGGGACTGCCCCGATGCCGAAACCTATATTACCGGTATGACTATTTTCAGTGAAATTATTAACGAGGCTACCGCTCACGATTTAAAATTTCTCATTCCTTTGGTAATTATTGTTGTGGTAGTAGTTCTCTTTTTATCTTTCAGGCGCTTTACCGGTATTTACTTGCCGCTTTTAACGGTTATCATCTCTACAATCTGGGCAATCGGTGCTATGTCTTTATGCCGAGTTCCCTTGTCAATTTTATCTACCGTTTTGCCCGTTATCTTAATCGCCATAGGCAGTGCATACGGAATCCATGTTATCAATCACTATTTTGATCAAGTAGTGCAGGATACTACTATTTCCAAAGAAGAGCATGCAAAACAAGTTATCAATTCAATACGGCATATTATACGCCCGGTATTCTTAGCGGCACTTACAACCTTTGCCGGATTTGTTTCTTTTTGTTTTACTTCCGTGCCTCCTATTTTTGAGTTCGGGATATTTTCAAGTTTCGGTGTTATTGCCGCTTTCAGTATTGCGGTTACTTTGATTCCCGCTATTTTGATTTTACGCGGTCCCAGAAAGCCCATAATGAGTCAATTATTTAAGAAAAGACGAAAAACGGAAGAACAGCTTGAGCAACGAAGCCGCCGAATGGATCAGGTTATTACAAGCACCTTATTGGTAATTAACAATCACCGCAGAACGATTTTGTTCGGCATGCTTCTTCTCGTTGTTTTTTCTGGTTTAGGAATGTCTAGGCTGGTGATTGATAATGTGATGATGGAATATTTTGAACCGACCGTTCCTGTTGTACAGTCTGATGTCTTTATACGTGAAAAATTCGGCGGCTCAAAACTCTTAAATGTTTTAATTTCAACCCCCGATAAAGACGAGACAATATTACGCCCCGATGTTTTGCAGGCAATGGACGGATTAACAACCTATCTTGAAAAAAATGTTCCGGACGTAGGAAAAGTAACTTCTATTGTTCCGCTCATTAAACGAATCAATCAAGTATATAATGCGGATGCTTCGCCGGAAGGTTTACCTGAAAGGAAGGTTATTGCGGAAAGCTCGTCAGCCGATGACGGATTTGGTGATTTCGGCAGCGATAATGATGATAGTTTCGGAGATTTCAGTATTGACGAATCGGAAACCGCTGAGCATACAAACAGCTCAAGTTATAAAATTCCGGAATACAATTTCCCGACTCTTTTAACCAATCTGAATAAGATAATACGAAATTCGGATAAGGATACCATGACCGCGGATGAGCTTGTAACCGAGCTTGAAAAACAAAACAATTACAGAGGTTTGGCATATTATGAGATTCCTTCAGATCCTAAAAAATACGGTGTAAGTACGGAAAAAGAGTTAGAGGCAATTATTAATGATTATTTAGTGTTGCTTGCGGGGAATTCCAAGGGATTTGTCGATGAGCCGATAAAACCGCGAATACTTAAAATGAATTTGCAATTACGGACTCTCGGACAAAAAGATTCCGACCAAGTATTGGATACGGTTAAAAAATATATCCAAAATGAATTTCCGCAAGATTTACAAATAGAGTACGGCGGTTATGCACTGATTGAAAAATCACTTAATCACCTAGTTGTTGAATCACAGCTTATATCGCTCGCGGTCTCTTTTGTAATTGTCTTTTTGATTATCGCGATCTATTATCGGTCGGTTGTTGCGGGGCTTATCGGAAGTGTGCCGCTGTTTATTTCAATCATGGTTAACTTTGGCGTAATGGGATATTTCGGGATTAAGCTTAATATCGGTACTGCAATGGTTGCAAGCTTTGCAATAGGAATAGGTATTGATTATACGATACACTACCTTGCTGCCTATCATTCCGCATATCTTCAAAATAAGGGCGAAAACTTTTTGCCGCAAACATTTTACGGTTCCGGAAAGGCAATATTGTTTAATGCGGCATCGGTTGGAGCGGGCTTTGCGGTGCTGATGCTTTCAAAGTTTAATATGCTTGCGGAACTCGGTCTTTTGATTGCAATTGTGATGGTAACAAGCTCTTTTGCAAGTTTAACCATTTTACCAACAATATTAAATATTGTGAAACCTAAGTTTATTACAAAGGTTTTAAAAGCAGACAGGGTGGAAGCTTTAATTGATGCAACGAGCGAGGAGGAACCCTCGTCGGAATACAGTATGGAGGAAAACAAATGA
- a CDS encoding outer membrane lipoprotein-sorting protein, with the protein MKKKFFALLIGFCAIGFIFADDAAEIMKQARKNADVDSVGTQAEMHLQNNGKTVNILKINQYTSKNKSGDQRTFIAFTAPANVRGTRFLTIQKKKGALDQRIFLPSLGKVRRIAGATEGTTSFMGTDFSYNDISFMSRDLDLDVYKIVNTENFNGKDCNVIESVPKDTKYEYSKTLLWIEKGNNRFWKAEFYDKKGAAVKRIELSNYKTLQGIDTPMTIKLTTLSAKTSTLIKVLKMQYNMEIPEKVFTAQYLELGK; encoded by the coding sequence ATGAAAAAGAAATTTTTTGCATTACTGATCGGTTTTTGTGCAATCGGTTTTATTTTTGCGGATGATGCTGCGGAAATTATGAAACAGGCACGAAAAAATGCGGATGTGGATTCTGTCGGCACACAGGCGGAAATGCACTTACAAAATAACGGTAAAACCGTAAATATTCTGAAAATAAATCAGTATACGTCAAAAAATAAGAGCGGTGATCAAAGAACTTTTATTGCTTTTACCGCACCGGCAAATGTACGCGGAACACGTTTTTTAACTATTCAAAAAAAGAAGGGAGCTCTCGATCAGCGTATATTTTTACCGTCGCTCGGAAAAGTTCGTCGTATTGCGGGAGCAACCGAAGGAACCACCAGTTTTATGGGAACAGACTTTTCCTATAATGATATTTCATTTATGAGCAGAGACCTTGATCTTGATGTATACAAAATTGTGAACACCGAAAACTTTAACGGTAAAGATTGTAATGTTATTGAATCCGTGCCGAAAGATACAAAATATGAATACTCAAAAACTCTTTTATGGATAGAAAAAGGGAATAATCGTTTTTGGAAAGCGGAATTTTATGATAAAAAAGGTGCCGCGGTAAAACGTATTGAGCTGTCCAATTATAAAACGCTGCAGGGTATTGATACGCCAATGACAATAAAACTTACAACGCTTAGTGCAAAAACATCTACATTGATCAAAGTCCTTAAAATGCAATATAATATGGAAATACCTGAAAAAGTTTTTACTGCTCAATATCTTGAGCTTGGAAAATAA
- a CDS encoding Gx transporter family protein, whose amino-acid sequence MPLSKQKQDSLIPLFGAVCFFLSVIEFMIPKPLPFLRLGLANLPLLFAADLLSFSGYLLLVFIKIIGQAVINGTLFSYILLFSMAGSISSALVMFGLRKISGKYLSFIGISVAGSFSSNMVQLLLARFLIFGEGVWYILPPFFIIGAITGVALGSFVNSFVENSSWYQQITDENYTFMIKTAEKEDTVSLTQIYIRIAVGFLFILLLVFVNLPAAKAIVFGAALILCLIDRQKIHFISLFLISVSIIVFNLLPPFGKVLFSVFDFPVTAGALLRGIEKVLILEGMIYTSRWMLNCPIKLPGAIGKKVSDSLIIFKKLVLVKSEFRFKDIIGSLDEILFSVELL is encoded by the coding sequence ATGCCACTAAGTAAACAAAAACAAGACAGCCTCATACCTCTGTTCGGGGCTGTCTGTTTTTTTCTTTCCGTCATCGAATTTATGATCCCCAAGCCATTACCTTTTTTGCGCTTGGGTCTCGCTAACCTCCCGCTTTTATTTGCGGCAGACCTTCTTTCTTTTTCCGGATATTTATTACTTGTTTTTATCAAGATAATCGGCCAGGCGGTTATAAACGGAACGCTCTTTTCTTATATCTTGCTTTTTTCGATGGCGGGCAGTATTTCTTCGGCGCTGGTAATGTTCGGCTTAAGAAAAATTTCAGGTAAATACCTGTCATTTATCGGAATAAGCGTAGCAGGTTCGTTTTCATCAAACATGGTGCAGTTATTACTTGCACGGTTTCTTATTTTTGGTGAAGGCGTATGGTATATTCTCCCGCCGTTTTTTATTATCGGAGCGATAACCGGCGTTGCGCTTGGCTCTTTTGTAAACAGTTTTGTTGAAAATTCCTCATGGTATCAACAAATTACCGATGAAAATTATACGTTCATGATAAAAACTGCAGAAAAAGAGGATACTGTTTCTCTTACTCAAATTTATATACGCATAGCAGTCGGGTTCCTTTTTATTTTGTTGCTGGTTTTTGTCAATCTGCCTGCCGCCAAGGCGATAGTTTTCGGTGCTGCTCTCATTCTCTGTTTAATTGACAGACAAAAAATTCACTTTATCTCGCTTTTTCTTATTTCGGTCAGCATTATTGTTTTTAATCTTTTGCCGCCTTTTGGAAAGGTGCTTTTTTCCGTCTTCGATTTTCCTGTTACTGCCGGAGCGCTGCTTCGCGGCATAGAAAAGGTTCTAATTCTTGAAGGAATGATTTATACTTCCCGATGGATGCTTAACTGTCCGATAAAATTGCCGGGCGCTATCGGAAAAAAAGTATCTGACTCGCTGATTATTTTTAAGAAACTTGTCTTGGTAAAAAGTGAATTTCGGTTTAAGGACATTATCGGAAGCCTTGACGAAATATTATTCAGTGTGGAACTCCTTTAA
- a CDS encoding rod-binding protein — translation MKIETVQTVPIQTPQKPEISRAKDHTQTGNFAEMLDRMRNHGMQSEVVHNGGSLSATQLPGDYIRSFEKENPTQADTEAKPHGLARERFGEEKTIDKTSKLYTQALELESYFVKIMLSSMRNTLSHTSLAGKQSFAGKMYEDMMYDQLTRDVTTNAGFGLADQIYLQLNEKV, via the coding sequence ATGAAAATAGAAACCGTACAGACAGTTCCGATACAAACTCCGCAAAAGCCGGAAATTTCGCGCGCAAAGGATCATACGCAGACGGGCAATTTTGCCGAAATGCTTGACCGCATGCGCAATCACGGCATGCAATCGGAGGTGGTGCATAATGGCGGCAGTCTGTCTGCAACACAACTTCCGGGCGATTATATCCGCTCCTTTGAAAAAGAAAATCCCACCCAAGCCGACACCGAGGCAAAACCGCACGGTCTTGCACGGGAGCGGTTCGGTGAGGAAAAAACAATCGATAAAACAAGCAAATTATACACACAAGCATTGGAGCTTGAATCTTATTTTGTAAAAATTATGCTTAGCTCAATGCGGAACACCCTGTCGCATACGTCTTTAGCGGGAAAGCAAAGCTTTGCGGGTAAAATGTATGAAGATATGATGTACGACCAGCTTACCCGCGATGTAACGACAAATGCAGGTTTCGGTTTGGCAGACCAAATCTATTTACAATTAAACGAAAAAGTATAA